From the genome of Streptomyces sp. NBC_00523:
CGCACAGCCGGCCGCCCGTGCAGGAGGTGGCGGGCCTGCGCCTGGACCCCTTCCGCCGCGAGACCTACCGCGACGGCCGGTACGTCGCGCTGACCCGTAAACAGTTCGCGGTCCTCGAAGTGCTCGTCGCCGCCGAAGGCGGTGTCGTCAGCGCCGAGGAACTGCTGCAACGGGCCTGGGACGAGAACGCGGACCCGTTCACCAACGCCGTACGCATCACTGTCTCCGCCCTGCGCAAGCGGCTCGGCGAGCCGTGGATCATCGCCACCGTGCCGGGCGTCGGCTACCGCATCGACACCGCGCCGGGCCCGGGCGGCGAGGCGACCGGCCGTGGCTAGACAGCCCGGCATGAGCATCCGCCTCAAGCTCACCCTCAGCTACACCGGGTTCGTCCTGCTGGCGGGCATCCTGATGCTCGTCACCGGATGGCTGTTCCTGACGCGCGTACCGCACATCGGGCTGGTCTTCGTGCCCGACTACCAACTCGCCGTCGCACGCGACTTCGCCCCACTGGCCGCCGTAACACTGTCGTTCCTGCTGGTGTTCGGCCTCGCCGGAGGATGGTTCCTCTCCGGCCGCATGCTCGCCCCGCTCAACAGCATCACGCAGGCCACCCGCACCGCCGCCACCGGGTCGTTGTCCCACCGCATCCAACTGCCCGGACGCCAGGACGAGTTCCGCGAACTCGCCGACGCCTTCGACACGATGCTCGCCCAACTCGAAGCCCACGTGGGCGAACAACAGCGATTCGCCGCCAACGCCTCGCACGAACTGCGCACCCCGCTCGCCGTGACGAAAGCACTGCTCGACGTGGCCCGCGCCGACCCGGACCGCGCCACCGACCCGCTCATCGACCGCCTCCACACCGTCAACACCCGGGCCATCGACCTCACCGAGGCGCTGCTCCTGCTCAGCCGGGCGGACCGGCAGACCTTCACGCGCGAGGACGTCGACCTCTCCCTCGTAGCGGAGGAGGCGACCGAAACGCTGCTGCCTCTCGCCGAGAAACACGGGGTCACCCTGGAAACCGACGGCGACATCGCCCCCACGACCGGCTCGCCCGCCCTCCTGCTCCAGCTGACCAGCAACCTCGTGCACAACGGGATCGTCCACAACCGGCCCGAGGGCGGCAGCGTACGGGTCACCACCGAGGTCCGCCCGGACACCGTGGTGCTCACCGTCGAGAACACCGGCGAACCCGTGCCCCCGGACCTCGTCCCCCGCCTCACCGAACCGTTCCAGCGCGGCACCGAACGCGTGCACACCGACCACCCCGGGGCAGGGCTCGGACTGGCCATCGTCCGGTCCATCACCCACGCCCACCACGGCACGCTCACCCTCACCGCGCGCCCCGGCGGCGGACTCCGCGTCACGGTCGAGCTACCAGCCGCCGCCACACCGCGACCCTGACCGCACCTCGGCCGCACATATCGCCCGCGTATCGAAATGCGCATACGCCCTCGCAACCGCCCCGCGTGTGGAGTGGAGGGCATGGATCAGAACTCCGCACTGCCCGCCTCGCCCCGCCGCGTCCGAAGAGCCGTCCGCCTGGTCGTGCTCACCGCCCTCGGCGTCGTCGCGGCGGCCTTCGCCCCGTTCGTGCTGCGCATGTTCGTGGTGTCCGTGCCCATGGTCGTGAACGGTGGCTGGTACGCCTGGTTCCGGACGTTCAACGGAGTGATGCTGGACATGGTGGCCGCGCTGCCGCTGTCCGCGCTGATCGTGTGGTTCCTGACGCGCAGGCGCACGGCGGCGGGCGTCGATCCGGCCCGGGCGCGGCGCACCTCGCTGGCCGAGGTCGGCATGGTGCACGGAACGGTGCCGTGGGTGTGGCTCATCCTGATGCCGGGTGCGAACGCCGGTGAGGTCCCCGGCCGCGTCAGTCTGGTCCCGCTGGTGGACCTGGTCACGATGGGAACGCTCGGGCTGATCGGCAATCTGCTGGTGTTCGCCGCACTCGGCTTCTTCGCCCCGATGCGGTACGCCGCGCTGGCGTCGCTGCCGCGTGTGCTGGCGCTCGGGGCGGGCCTGTCGGTCCTGCTGGAAACCCTTCAGTATGTGCTCCGGCTCGACAGGGTCTCCTCGGTGGACGACGTCCTGGTCAACGCGACCGGCGCCGCCC
Proteins encoded in this window:
- a CDS encoding sensor histidine kinase — translated: MSIRLKLTLSYTGFVLLAGILMLVTGWLFLTRVPHIGLVFVPDYQLAVARDFAPLAAVTLSFLLVFGLAGGWFLSGRMLAPLNSITQATRTAATGSLSHRIQLPGRQDEFRELADAFDTMLAQLEAHVGEQQRFAANASHELRTPLAVTKALLDVARADPDRATDPLIDRLHTVNTRAIDLTEALLLLSRADRQTFTREDVDLSLVAEEATETLLPLAEKHGVTLETDGDIAPTTGSPALLLQLTSNLVHNGIVHNRPEGGSVRVTTEVRPDTVVLTVENTGEPVPPDLVPRLTEPFQRGTERVHTDHPGAGLGLAIVRSITHAHHGTLTLTARPGGGLRVTVELPAAATPRP
- a CDS encoding VanZ family protein, translated to MDQNSALPASPRRVRRAVRLVVLTALGVVAAAFAPFVLRMFVVSVPMVVNGGWYAWFRTFNGVMLDMVAALPLSALIVWFLTRRRTAAGVDPARARRTSLAEVGMVHGTVPWVWLILMPGANAGEVPGRVSLVPLVDLVTMGTLGLIGNLLVFAALGFFAPMRYAALASLPRVLALGAGLSVLLETLQYVLRLDRVSSVDDVLVNATGAALAALASTRWWLPREGAAK